One stretch of Bradyrhizobium canariense DNA includes these proteins:
- a CDS encoding bifunctional enoyl-CoA hydratase/phosphate acetyltransferase — protein MIENRIYDEIEVGETAALSRTVTQQDIELFAVVSGDVNPAHMDPAYAETDMFHKIVAQGILEAGLISAVLGTKLPGPGTIYLGQDLRFLRPVSIGDRITATLRVTEKHPEKGDLVLDCRCTNQSNELVISGTAHVRAPREKVRRPRVELPGVQLSRHERLRALLARAAEYPPLATAVAYPCDANALGAAVEAAQAGLIIPILVGPKEKMIATAKAANLDISTYRLVDTPTSVTAAAAAVALTKTGEAALLMKGLLHTDELLHAVLVPDSGLHTGRRLSHVYLMDVPSYPRLLMVTDTAVNIAPDIEQKRDIVQNAIDLAHVMGIETPRVALLSAVETVDPKLRSTLDAAALCKMADRGQITGGLVDGPLAFDNAVSPAAAAEKGIVSKVAGQADILVVPDLEAGNILAKQLTFLAGADAAGVVVGARVPIILTSRADGERTRRASCALAVLIAHNSAAAVGL, from the coding sequence TGACCCAGCAAGACATTGAGCTGTTTGCCGTGGTCTCCGGCGACGTCAATCCGGCGCACATGGACCCGGCCTATGCCGAGACCGACATGTTTCACAAGATTGTCGCGCAAGGCATCCTCGAGGCCGGTCTGATCTCTGCGGTCCTGGGCACGAAATTACCCGGGCCGGGTACGATCTATCTCGGTCAGGATCTGCGCTTTCTTCGTCCCGTCAGTATTGGCGATCGGATTACCGCAACCCTTCGGGTGACGGAAAAACATCCCGAGAAGGGAGATTTGGTCCTCGACTGCCGCTGCACAAATCAAAGCAACGAGTTGGTGATCAGCGGCACCGCCCATGTCCGGGCTCCGAGGGAGAAGGTCCGGCGGCCACGCGTGGAATTGCCTGGGGTACAGCTCAGCCGTCACGAGCGACTCCGCGCACTGCTGGCGAGAGCAGCCGAATACCCGCCGCTAGCGACGGCGGTCGCTTATCCCTGCGATGCGAATGCTTTGGGCGCCGCCGTCGAGGCCGCGCAGGCCGGCCTCATCATCCCGATCCTGGTCGGGCCGAAGGAAAAAATGATCGCAACGGCGAAAGCGGCAAATCTCGATATCTCGACCTATCGGTTGGTCGACACGCCCACCAGCGTAACCGCGGCGGCGGCGGCCGTCGCACTGACAAAAACCGGTGAGGCCGCGCTGTTGATGAAGGGCCTGCTGCATACCGATGAACTGCTTCACGCAGTCCTGGTGCCGGACAGTGGACTGCATACCGGCCGCCGACTAAGCCACGTCTATCTCATGGATGTGCCGAGCTATCCGCGTCTGTTGATGGTGACCGATACGGCAGTAAATATCGCCCCCGATATCGAGCAAAAGCGGGATATCGTGCAGAACGCCATCGACCTTGCCCATGTCATGGGGATCGAGACACCTCGCGTGGCGCTGCTTTCGGCGGTCGAGACCGTCGACCCCAAGCTGCGCTCGACGCTCGACGCCGCAGCGCTTTGCAAGATGGCTGATCGCGGTCAGATCACCGGCGGCCTGGTGGATGGACCGCTGGCATTCGACAATGCGGTGAGCCCGGCAGCCGCGGCCGAGAAGGGAATCGTCTCCAAAGTCGCAGGACAGGCGGATATCCTTGTCGTGCCTGACCTCGAAGCGGGGAACATCCTTGCGAAGCAGCTCACCTTCCTGGCGGGAGCCGATGCGGCAGGCGTGGTGGTCGGTGCACGCGTGCCCATCATTCTCACAAGCCGGGCTGACGGCGAGCGCACCCGTAGGGCGTCCTGCGCGCTCGCGGTGCTGATTGCACATAACAGCGCCGCGGCAGTGGGACTTTAA
- a CDS encoding acetate/propionate family kinase, whose protein sequence is MADAVLTLNAGSSSIKFSLFEIDGASSLRLASQGEVEGIGSAPHFSVRDKAGTILADQTWPAPHQAFESLLEGVIGWTETHLREDSLIAVGHRVVHGGPDHYRPELATPDLLAALDRLTPLAPLHEPHNVAPIRAIAAARPKLPQVACFDTAFHHTMPAVATRFALPREYEDAGVRRYGFHGLSYEYIAGRLREIAPDLARGRVIAAHLGNGASLCAMHDGHSVDTTMGFTALDGLVMGTRSGNLDPGVILYLQEERGLTAKQVEDLLYQRSGLLGVSGGIASDMRTLLDSDAVQAKEAVELFVFRIAREVGALTSSLGGLDGLVFSAGIGEHAPAIREMVCARLGWLGVELDQVANRQAKPNLISTPKSRIDVRVIPTDEEAMIARHTLDVVRPKSSVGT, encoded by the coding sequence ATGGCGGACGCTGTTCTGACCCTCAATGCGGGCTCATCGAGCATTAAATTCTCCCTGTTCGAAATAGATGGCGCCTCGTCGTTGCGGCTCGCGTCGCAGGGCGAGGTCGAAGGGATCGGCTCGGCACCGCACTTCTCGGTACGAGACAAGGCGGGAACGATACTGGCGGATCAAACCTGGCCGGCCCCCCATCAAGCTTTCGAGTCGCTGCTGGAGGGGGTGATTGGCTGGACCGAAACCCATCTTCGCGAGGACAGCCTCATCGCGGTCGGACACCGCGTGGTCCATGGCGGGCCGGATCATTATCGGCCGGAACTCGCAACGCCGGATCTTCTGGCCGCACTGGATCGGTTGACACCACTTGCTCCGTTGCACGAGCCTCACAACGTCGCACCAATTCGGGCGATCGCCGCTGCCCGCCCGAAGCTGCCGCAGGTGGCCTGCTTCGACACAGCGTTTCATCACACGATGCCTGCGGTTGCCACCCGGTTCGCGTTGCCGCGCGAATACGAGGATGCGGGCGTGCGGCGCTATGGCTTTCACGGCCTGTCCTATGAATATATCGCCGGACGCCTGCGCGAGATCGCCCCGGACCTGGCCAGGGGACGTGTCATTGCGGCACATCTCGGTAATGGCGCCAGCCTCTGCGCCATGCACGATGGGCATAGCGTCGACACCACCATGGGCTTCACCGCTTTGGACGGACTCGTGATGGGGACCCGCTCCGGCAACCTGGATCCGGGCGTAATTCTCTATCTGCAGGAAGAACGCGGCCTGACCGCGAAACAGGTCGAAGATCTGCTCTATCAGCGATCGGGGCTGCTCGGCGTCTCCGGCGGAATCGCGAGCGACATGCGCACCCTCCTCGATAGCGACGCCGTTCAAGCCAAAGAGGCGGTCGAGCTCTTCGTATTCCGGATCGCACGGGAGGTCGGCGCCCTCACAAGCTCGCTTGGCGGACTGGACGGCCTGGTTTTCAGCGCCGGCATCGGCGAGCATGCGCCTGCCATCCGCGAGATGGTGTGCGCGCGGCTCGGGTGGCTTGGGGTGGAGCTCGATCAGGTCGCGAACAGGCAGGCGAAACCCAACCTGATCAGTACGCCGAAGAGCCGCATCGATGTTCGGGTCATACCCACCGACGAAGAGGCGATGATCGCCCGCCACACGCTGGACGTGGTCCGGCCGAAATCCAGCGTCGGGACGTGA
- the fabI gene encoding enoyl-ACP reductase FabI, with translation MSDVKESQDLHPLVDLRGKRGLVIGIANEHSIAAGCAEAFTRAGARLAATYLNDKAEPFVRTVTDRLGCELVLPCDVQVAGQLETVFDRIKTEWGGLDFLLHSIAFAPRDDLHGRVTDCSAAGFGMAMSVSCHSFIRMAHLAEPLMPRGGCLLAVTFYGSEHVVEHYNLMGPVKAALESSMRYVAAELGPKNIRAHAISPGPIRTRAASGIDQFDELLEAAAARAPEHHLVDILDVGNLAAFLVSDAARRMTGTVIPVDGGEHLTA, from the coding sequence ATGTCTGACGTCAAGGAATCGCAGGACCTTCACCCGCTCGTCGACCTGCGCGGCAAACGCGGCCTCGTCATCGGAATAGCCAACGAGCACAGCATCGCGGCCGGCTGTGCCGAGGCGTTCACCCGTGCAGGCGCGCGGCTCGCGGCAACCTATCTGAACGACAAAGCCGAGCCGTTCGTGCGCACTGTCACGGACCGGCTCGGATGCGAGCTTGTGCTGCCTTGCGACGTCCAGGTGGCGGGACAGCTCGAAACTGTGTTCGACCGGATCAAGACCGAATGGGGTGGTCTCGACTTCCTGCTGCATTCAATCGCTTTCGCGCCGCGCGACGATCTGCATGGCCGCGTAACCGACTGTTCCGCCGCCGGCTTCGGCATGGCCATGAGCGTCTCATGCCATTCCTTTATTCGGATGGCTCATCTCGCCGAGCCCTTGATGCCCAGGGGCGGCTGTCTGCTTGCGGTGACTTTTTACGGCTCCGAACATGTGGTCGAGCATTACAACCTGATGGGCCCCGTCAAGGCGGCGCTGGAAAGCAGCATGCGCTACGTCGCCGCCGAACTCGGCCCCAAGAACATCCGCGCCCATGCGATCTCGCCCGGACCGATCCGAACAAGAGCGGCCAGCGGCATCGACCAGTTCGACGAGTTGCTTGAGGCAGCAGCGGCGCGGGCGCCCGAGCACCATCTCGTCGACATTCTGGATGTCGGCAACCTCGCGGCATTCCTGGTCAGCGATGCAGCACGGCGGATGACCGGCACCGTCATCCCTGTGGATGGCGGCGAGCATCTCACGGCATAA